A genomic window from Balaenoptera acutorostrata chromosome 20, mBalAcu1.1, whole genome shotgun sequence includes:
- the LOC103013118 gene encoding histone H2A.N, producing MHFICLHGLRFPKKKPTIYIPAKEKDERASSAFGKKRRKKKEAYFSYMGKILKQTHPDFSGCSWILDALGALEDWWLERVSLEAVRLSLYNHRRTVTSREILEAVKQRCSRESLGINEVNLDGPVVEMITLVKQNWIRWRTELEGEVSEKNPLQWWSQCDTPGLWVLHF from the exons ATGCACTTCATTTGCTTACATGGCCTACGATTCCCTAAGAAGAAGCCCACAATTTATATCCCAGCCAAAGAGAAAGATGAGCGGGCCAGCTCCGCCtttgggaagaagaggaggaagaagaaagaggcatATTTTAGTTACATGGGGAAAATCCTAAAGCAA ACCCACCCAGACTTCAGTGGGTGCTCCTGGATCTTGGATGCACTGGGAGCTCTGGAGGATTGGTGGCTGGAACGGGTTAGCCTGGAGGCGGTTAGACTGTCCCTCTACAACCACAGAAGAACTGTCACCAGCAGAGAGATCCTTGAGGCAGTCAAGCAGAGATGCTCTCGGGAGAGCTTGGGAATAAATGAAGTGAATCTGGATGGCCCTGTTGTTGAAATGATTACACTTGTCAAACAAAATTGGATCCGTTGGAGGACTGAGTTGGAAGGTGAAGTATCTGAGAAGAACCCGCTGCAGTGGTGGTCTCAGTGTGACACACCTGGTCTCTGGGTCTTGCATTTTTAG